In Helianthus annuus cultivar XRQ/B chromosome 8, HanXRQr2.0-SUNRISE, whole genome shotgun sequence, a single genomic region encodes these proteins:
- the LOC110869572 gene encoding uncharacterized protein LOC110869572 yields MESLSSKKRVRNSDESGLDSLEAKRILLDILDDSAVSTPSHDLDSFMKTFQDEISPAPTTEVAGINSGDRPELGFLFEASDDELGLPPTETNTRVLAESVELSELWGLDEQFLSYDSFESEFVYDGDNINNGEYVTLDGLFDHTDVGFGSSDLTWRPETLPAQ; encoded by the coding sequence ATGGAATCACTGAGTTCCAAAAAACGAGTCCGTAACTCGGACGAGTCAGGACTTGACTCACTAGAAGCCAAAAGAATACTCCTCGACATCCTGGACGACTCGGCCGTGTCCACTCCGAGTCACGACCTTGACTCGTTTATGAAAACATTCCAAGACGAAATTTCTCCGGCGCCGACGACGGAGGTGGCCGGAATAAATTCCGGTGACCGGCCGGAGCTGGGGTTTCTCTTTGAAGCGTCGGATGATGAACTGGGTCTACCTCCGACGGAAACGAATACACGAGTTTTGGCTGAGTCGGTTGAACTCAGTGAGTTGTGGGGGTTAGATGAACAGTTTTTGAGTTATGACTCGTTCGAGTCAGAGTTTGTTTATGACGGAGATAATATTAACAACGGTGAATATGTGACGTTAGATGGACTTTTTGATCATACGGATGTAGGGTTTGGATCGTCGGATCTGACGTGGCGGCCGGAAACCTTACCGGCACAGTAA